The Pleurocapsa minor HA4230-MV1 nucleotide sequence CAAATTTGCGGTCTTTTTTTTAGATCTAAATCGTTTTAAATATGTTAACGATAGTTTAGGTCACAAAAGTGGCGATCTACTTTTAGTGGGGATCGCCCAGAGATTAAAAACTTGTTTACGTGCCAGCGATATCTTAGCTAGATTGGGAGGCGATGAATTTGCAATTTTGCTCGAAGACATTCAAACTCTATGTGAAGCAACCAAACTTGCACAACGTATTCAACAAAGCCTAAAATCCCCATTTCATTTGGGCATACACGAAGTTTTTACCAGCGTCAGCATAGGTATTGCTTTTAGTGAGCCTGACATAAATTCGTCAGAAGACTTATTACGCAATGCCGATATTGCCATGTATAAAGCAAAGGCTTTAGGCATTACTAATTATGAGTTGTTTGATGAGAGTTTGCATACTCAAGTAGCAAATCGACTAAGCCTGGAAACTGATTTTCATCATTCTCTCGACAGAGGAGAATTTCGACTGCACTACCAGCCGATTGTTTCTTTAGTTGATGGTCGAGTAGCTGGTTTTGAAGCTTTATCGCGCTGGAAACATCCTCAAAGGGGATATGTATCTCCAGGAGAATTTATAACCCTAGCCGAAGAAACAGGAATGATAATTCCCCTTGGCTGGTGGGTTTTGCAGGAAGTTTGCTATCAGTTAAAGGAATGGCAACTTCAGTTTAATAATCCTAATTTGACCATAGCAGTTAATATTTCTCAAAAGCAGTTTTCTCAACCTAATCTAATTGATTCGTTGATTCAGATTCTACAAACAACTGGCTTAGAACCTCAAAGTCTGCAATTAGAAATTACGGAAAGTCTTTTGATGCAGGATGTCAAAATAACTATGAAAACTTTAAGGCAGCTAAAGGTTTTAGGATGTGGGCTACATTTAGATGATTTTGGTACGGGTTATTCTTCTTTGAGCTATCTCCATAGCCTACCGATTGACTCACTTAAAATTGATCGCTCTTTTGTTAAAGCAATTGATTCTAAAGGAAATAATAGTGAAATTGTTGAAGCTATTGTGATGATGGCTAAGAGTTTAGGCTTAAAAGTGATTGCCGAGGGAATTGAAACTAAAGCTCAACTTGCTAAATTACAAACTCTTAAGTGTCTTTACGGACAGGGTTATCTATTTTCTAAACCTTTAAACCCCAACTCTCTTTTTAATTGGTTAGTAACTAGATTAAGTTGAATATTTATCTAAATAAAAATATTTAAACATTTTTACTTAAATATTTTTACTTAAAATTATTTTTTCATCGGCACTATCACTGATTTTTGTTTTGTTTACTAAATATTTGGACGTTCAAATTTAAGTAATTACTACATTATCAAATCGCAAAATAGAAGTTACTGTTTGATTGTTCAAGTATTTTACTTAAGTGAGCCATGAGCATTAACACTGAACTTCAAAGCAATCGTGCCAAAAACTGTTCTAAAAGCGAATATAAGGTTGTAGTAATTGGTGCTGGTCCTCAAGGCATATTATATGCTTCTTGGCTGAAACAAGCACGCCCCGAACTGCAAGTAGTAGTTCTTGAAAGAGAGTCACAACCAAAGTTTAAAATCGGAGAAAGTACGCTTTCGGGGTTTTGTAAAGCACTTCGTTCTGTAGGAATCTCCCAAGAAGCTCTTGAACTACTATTTTTTCCTAAAAATGGCTTAGGTTTTTTTCACGTTGACGAATCAATTGAAAATGTCACCGAAGCACCAGAATATATTTTGGAAACATTTGATGAAACCTTTCAGGTTGAACGACGTTTACTAGATGGCTTATTGATTACCAATGCTCGTCGCTTGGGAGTAGAAGTGATTCAAGGGGCGCGAGTGGATCTGACTAATTCTCAATTGAGCGATCGCGGTAACACTATTGCCTATCGTTTTCAGCAACAAAAATATGAGATTAAATCTCAGTTAGTAGTCGATGCCAGTGGTCCTGCTAGCATAATTGCCAAACATCTCGATTTATATAACAAAGAAGACGTAAATTTTCAAAGCAATGCTGTTTGGGGCTATTTTAAAAACGTCAATCGTCTCGGCGATCGCACTGACTGGCAAAAGGTGGCTCAATTTAGCCGCGATCAATATACCCAACATTTCTGTTTTCGTGAAGGTTGGATGTGGTACATTCCTCTAGTTTCTTGGGAAAACGTACCCGAAGCCGACAGAGAGTCGATGTTCAATCGCTTTTTGGGTGGAGAAGAATTACCCACTAAAGCAGAATTAGCTGCTCGTCATGGCTGTCCTGAAGAGGATATCATCAGTATTGGTATGGTGTTGCGTCAGGATCGCGATGACAAATTTGCCGAAGGACGTAAAGTAACATTCGACCATTATGCCCAACAATATTCTGCAATCGCTGAATTACTTGAGGGTGCTGAACTCGTCTCCGATCTTTATGGCGCTGAACAAGCTTTAAGAGCGCGGGCTAACATTCGTGGCTATGCCGAACAAGCGGT carries:
- a CDS encoding EAL domain-containing protein, which encodes MEYFQLFQPIFDAFDSQVALIDREGKIIALNQAWKNNSINSGFSKNTSIGDNYLNVCKTIVGSEAKLARKIATEIKAIARSEKTEYKLNHNSENFKLENPLVIHIKQVKQDNWFGVLIIQENMTKQMQTEISLRSVVEGTAAVTGKDFFHSLVYHLTCALSVNYAFVTECLEKTSPERVCTLAFWCKEDFGENFEYAIANTPCEQVIAGISCHYPRKLRTFFPLDHDLAKLNAESYVGVPLVNSSGTILGHLVVIDERPMEDGSTELSILKIFAARATAELERQKAERQLAYDALYDRLTDLPNRNLLSNHLNRALEKYRRDPNRKFAVFFLDLNRFKYVNDSLGHKSGDLLLVGIAQRLKTCLRASDILARLGGDEFAILLEDIQTLCEATKLAQRIQQSLKSPFHLGIHEVFTSVSIGIAFSEPDINSSEDLLRNADIAMYKAKALGITNYELFDESLHTQVANRLSLETDFHHSLDRGEFRLHYQPIVSLVDGRVAGFEALSRWKHPQRGYVSPGEFITLAEETGMIIPLGWWVLQEVCYQLKEWQLQFNNPNLTIAVNISQKQFSQPNLIDSLIQILQTTGLEPQSLQLEITESLLMQDVKITMKTLRQLKVLGCGLHLDDFGTGYSSLSYLHSLPIDSLKIDRSFVKAIDSKGNNSEIVEAIVMMAKSLGLKVIAEGIETKAQLAKLQTLKCLYGQGYLFSKPLNPNSLFNWLVTRLS
- a CDS encoding NAD(P)/FAD-dependent oxidoreductase, which translates into the protein MSINTELQSNRAKNCSKSEYKVVVIGAGPQGILYASWLKQARPELQVVVLERESQPKFKIGESTLSGFCKALRSVGISQEALELLFFPKNGLGFFHVDESIENVTEAPEYILETFDETFQVERRLLDGLLITNARRLGVEVIQGARVDLTNSQLSDRGNTIAYRFQQQKYEIKSQLVVDASGPASIIAKHLDLYNKEDVNFQSNAVWGYFKNVNRLGDRTDWQKVAQFSRDQYTQHFCFREGWMWYIPLVSWENVPEADRESMFNRFLGGEELPTKAELAARHGCPEEDIISIGMVLRQDRDDKFAEGRKVTFDHYAQQYSAIAELLEGAELVSDLYGAEQALRARANIRGYAEQAVGDGWLSIGEAAFFVDPLISPGLTGGVATAYFAAQSTLRAIDRNNFSQEAFADYEAFVGKLYEALERDNQLVYMSFNHPKAIELIQRFQEIDARRHFNQHITSDYCLADTNVWGILNPIYQSLQKQLWQIMREAEIAVDEQKAVNQQTKEDYEVMVSRIEAYLVNYLDIHTELTPYIVQNETTEKLQTELTCVK